The following proteins come from a genomic window of Paenibacillus spongiae:
- a CDS encoding nitroreductase family protein yields the protein MTVQVQDVQDFMKVVEGRRSVRSYEPADISKEVLKEILETATLAPSSSNMQPWRFLVAHDKESKSKLESAVLDFNKQRVAEASVGIVVLGDLKGYEKAEDIYSQAVKAGYMTEEFKAQFVQNSLNLYGSLPQDKLKEIALVDGGLVSMQLMLAARAKGYDTLPMGGYDPVKLKELFGISDQYVPVMVIALGKAAQEGRPTTRLPIDKVTFWNSMA from the coding sequence ATGACAGTTCAAGTACAAGATGTGCAAGATTTTATGAAGGTCGTGGAAGGGCGCCGTTCGGTCCGTTCTTATGAACCGGCGGATATTTCGAAGGAAGTGTTGAAGGAAATATTGGAGACGGCGACGCTGGCGCCATCCTCTTCCAATATGCAGCCGTGGCGTTTCTTGGTCGCGCATGATAAGGAGAGCAAGAGCAAGCTTGAGTCAGCCGTTCTAGATTTTAATAAGCAGCGGGTGGCCGAAGCATCGGTCGGCATCGTCGTCCTTGGCGATCTGAAGGGCTACGAGAAAGCGGAAGATATCTATTCCCAAGCCGTGAAAGCAGGCTATATGACCGAAGAATTCAAGGCTCAGTTTGTGCAGAATTCGCTCAACTTATACGGTTCGCTCCCTCAGGACAAACTGAAGGAGATCGCTCTCGTCGACGGCGGACTCGTCTCGATGCAGCTCATGCTGGCCGCGCGGGCGAAAGGCTATGACACGCTGCCGATGGGCGGCTACGATCCCGTCAAACTGAAAGAGCTGTTCGGCATCTCGGACCAATATGTGCCGGTCATGGTGATTGCGCTTGGCAAAGCCGCACAGGAAGGCCGTCCGACGACCCGGCTGCCAATCGATAAAGTGACATTCTGGAATTCCATGGCTTAA